The following proteins are encoded in a genomic region of Salminus brasiliensis chromosome 17, fSalBra1.hap2, whole genome shotgun sequence:
- the mthfs gene encoding 5-formyltetrahydrofolate cyclo-ligase, whose translation MTALRAAKHALRKELKKRVSGLSEEEKARQSLVVSQKLFEHPRYKSSQRVAVFLNMSDEVHTEAIVQHMFSSGKVCFIPKYLTNSSHMDMLRLNSLEDINSLPLTKWNIRQPAESDTGREEALVTGGLDLILMPGLGFDKGGNRLGRGKGFYDMYLQRCASHPKGKPYTIALAFKEQLCKEVPVDDSDMLIDEVLYEDE comes from the exons ATGACAGCCTTGCGAGCGGCCAAGCACGCGCtgaggaaggagctgaagaagagAGTGTCCGGTCTGAGCGAGGAGGAGAAAGCTCGCCAGTCACTGGTTGTCTCTCAGAAG CTGTTTGAACACCCCAGGTACAAGAGCAGCCAGCGCGTGGCCGTGTTTCTCAACATGTCTGACGAGGTGCACACCGAGGCCATCGTCCAGCACATGTTCAGCAGCGGAAAAGTGTGTTTCATCCCGAAGTACCTGACCAACAGCAGCCACATGGACATGCTGCGGCTGAACAGCCTGGAGGACATCAACTCGCTGCCTCTGACCAAGTGGAACATCCGCCAGCCGGCCGAAAGTGACACGGGGAGGGAGGAGGCTCTGGTCACAG GTGGACTGGACCTGATCCTGATGCCGGGGCTTGGCTTTGATAAGGGCGGAAACCGATTGGGAAGAGGTAAAGGCTTCTATGACATGTATCTGCAGCGCTGCGCGAGCCACCCCAAAGGAAAACCCTACACCATCGCGCTGGCCTTCAAGGAGCAGCTGTGTAAAGAGGTCCCTGTGGACGACAGTGACATGCTAATCGATGAAGTGCTGTATGAGGACGAGTGA